GTGACGGCCTCCTGAACGACCTCGTTCCAGGAGTAGGTGCCGTGCAGGCCTGCGGCTTGATTAAAGGCATCGGGGTAATCAGCGGCAGCATACATGCGAAGGGCCTTTGCGCTTACAAGGTAGCTCTCCCCGCGAATGGCTTCCGATAAAGTCCGGCGAACGCGCTCCTGTGCTGTGAAAGGCCCGAGAAGCTGCAGCGCCGCAAGCCTCACCTGAACATCAGGCTGACGTTCCGGCTGCCAGTGCTGCAGGCCGGTTTGCAGTACATGAATACCCTCCTGCCCCCGCAGCAACGCCAGGGCTTTGGCACGGTTTCGGTGACTCGCGTCATGGCGGCCCAGATAGTTGATATCTTCGGAAAATTGCTCAGCCAGACCTTGTTTTCCAATGGCTTCAAGGGCGCGATAACGAACAGCCGGTTCCATATGTGCCATGCGAATACGCAGCTGCAAAGCGCCCGTTTCTTCATTTATTTCGGCCAGCTGATACCCGTACGGATCAAAGATAACGTCCGTGACCGGTTGGGGAACCGGGAAGTAAAAGGTATTGACCTCATCCGAAACCACTACGCTAACCCGCTCAAACCCCAGGCCTGAAATGATGTCGAGTTCCGCGTACATGCGGTATAAAGGCTGAAGGCTAAGATCCTGTTTTTGTGTTATGGTGACCCGCACTTCGTGAGCTTCCGTGTCGGGATTGCGTACATTTTCGAAGCGGACTGAAAGTTCCGGGTGTCCCGGCTCATAAAACCACTGATCGAAAAACCAGGCCAGACTTTCGCCCAGCTCTGTTTCAAAGATGTGCTGCACATCACGCATATCAACCGCGCTGAATGCATGTGTTCTGAGAAGATTTCGGACGGAAGCCCACCAAATCTCATCACCAACCAGCTCGTGCAGCATGCCAAGCACCTGCCCGGCCTTGGCATAGGTATGGCGGTCGTACATGTCCTCGGGTTGCTGATACTCATTCCAGATGATGGGCCTGCGATACCGCTGCGCTTCTTCAAAATAATCTTTTTGGTGCTGTAAGCTGTGATCCGTGCCGGTTTCATAGCCCATCCGGTCCCGCTTATACAGGATTTCAAAATAGTTGGCAAAACCTTCATTAAAAGGCAGGTTGGCCCAGTCGCGGGTAGTAACAAGATTCCCGAACCACTGATGTACCAGCTCATGCACGATCAGATCCGTGTTATCCCGGTCAATGGCACCTCTGTCATCAAACTGTGCAAGATGATAGAGAAAGGTTGCCCCGGTGTTCTCCATCCCCCTCGCAATAAAATCCCGGACGGAAACCTGACCGTAGGCTCCCCAGGGATACGGAAAATCAAAACGTTCTTCGAAGTAAGCCATAATGTCTTCGGTCCGGTCATAAATCATGTTTTTGTAATCGTCATAGCGCGGCTCTGTGTAGTAGGTGTACAGGATGTCATTTTGCCAGATTTCCGTGCTTTTAAAAACGCCCGCCGCAAAAGCGAAAAGGTATGGGGCGTGTGGCAGGTCCAGGCGCCAGTAATCGGTGCGCAGCCCGCTTTCCGGTTCACTCACAGAAGATATCAGGAAACCATTCGAAACAGTGCGCATAGAATCGGGTACGGTTATCCAAAACTCCTGCGTAGCCCGCTCCGCCGGATGATCAATGGTAGGCAGCCAAAAGCTGTTGTCTTCGGGCTGACCCAGCGTCCAAATCTGTGTGGGCCTTGTTGGATCCGTGCCGTCCGGATCGATAAAATACAGGCCCCGATTTGGGGGTTGTGACGTAAAATCCAGCACAACCCTAAGGGTGTCATCCTGCAGAAAATCCCGGCCGAGATCTATGGTTACGGTTGCGGAATCCTGCGCGAAACTCAAATTATGGGTTTCACCCGCAAGACGGATTTGATTAAACGACATCGTTTTGGCATCAAGGGTTAGCTCCCGCGAAACAGATCGCAGGTTGACCAGTGTGAGCTCGGTTGTGCCGTTTACAGCGCGCCCGGAAAAATCAAACCCCATCTGTACAGCCTGATGGAGAAGGTTCCAGGTACGTGGTCTCAGAAACTGCGGTTCACCTTCCGGTATGATCCAGCCAGGCGCTTCAACGCTGTCAACCTCCTGCGAATCGTCCGGCTGATCACCTCTGATTTGAGCAATCAGGCCGCATCCTGCGAAAATCCATCCCATGAAAAATAGCCCCAAAACTAAAAAGGCGTGACGGTCGTTGGGACGAGCTGTTTGTTTTCGTGGATTTAGCATTCGTGAATACAGGTTAATCTCAATGATGATGGCTTGTAAGTCCATTAAGCTATTCCTATTATTGGAAGCTTACAAGCTTCGGCCTGAAATGCCTGAAAAAATCTGTGTCAGCCGCCGCTGACATTTCCCTTATCCCTCATTTATCTCGCTTCTTGATGCAAACGGACCACAAAACCCTTAACCGGATTTTTGCACTCGTCAGTTTTCTGTTCGCCTTCATTCTGTATTTGCTCACGCTTTCGCCAACGGCCGACTTCTGGGATCCGGCTGAGCGGATAGCAACCGCATACGCCCTGCAGATACCGCATCCACCGGGAGCGCCGATGTATATGCTGTTGGGGCGCATGTTTTCGATGTTCATGCCGACCGAGTACGTAGCGTATTCTATAAATTTGATGAGCGCGATTTCTTCGGGTATCACCATCATGCTACTGTACCTGATTGTGGTCCGGCTGGTGCGCACCTTTACCCTTGGGCACCCCGATACCTGGGATGATACCGCTAAGATAGCGATGTACGGCGGCGCGCTGATCGGTGCCCTCACATTCGCAGCAACCGACAGCCTCTGGTTCATTTCCGTTGAAGCGGAAACCTATGCCATGTCCCTCACCTTCACCGCCCTGGTTTTCTGGCTCGCGCTTAAGTGGGCTTCTGTTGCGGATGAAAAAGGGAACGAGCGCTGGCTTGTCCTTATCGCGTATCTGGTGGGGATTGCATTCGGGATTCACCTCCTCAACCTGCTCGCCATTTTTGCCATTGCGCTCCTGATTTATTTCCGGAAATTTGAGTTCACCATTACCGGATTTCTTGCGGCTGCCGGTCTTTCCGTTGTTGCGTTTCTGGTGATTTTCCCGGGAACCATTATCTGGATGCCGAATCTTGCCAACAGCATCAGTCAGGCTACGGTTGGGCTGATCGGACCCGGACTGTTTATGCTTGGCGTGCTTTCCATTCTCGGAGCGGGCATTTGGTACACGCATCAGAACAATATGAAGGTCGCTAACTATATAGTAGTTGCCTACACCGCCATTATGATCGGCTACTCGAGTTACGCGGTGATTTTTATCCGCTCCATGAGCAATCCCGCGATTGACCAAAACAATCCTGATAACATCGAGCGGTTCACGAGTTTCATTAAGCGTGAACAATACGGCACCGCCCCCCTGCTGATGGGCAACAGTTTCAACAATCTTCAGATGGATGTTGACCGAAGCCGTGATGTCTTTTTCCCGCGCAGGCACTCAACCCAGCCGCAGCACCTTGCCGTTTACGCCAACTATTCCAGCGACCTCGATTTCTTTCTGCGGTATCAGCTGGGCCACATGTACTTCCGCTATTTTAATTTCAACTTCATCGGCAGGCAGGCTGATATTCAGGACGCGCCCTCATACTGGGGCACCTTCAGCGCAGATGAGCGCTTCGCGGATAACCCGGCCAATCATTTCTACTGGTATCTGCCTTTCCTGCTGGGACTCTTTGGCGGGATTTATCATTTTGTCAGGGACTGGAAACGGGCCCTTTCCGTACTTGCGCTTTTTGTGATGACCGGCATTGCCATCGTCGTGTTTCTTAATCAGACGCCAATGCAGCCACGGGAACGGGATTATTCCTACGCCGGCTCCTTCTTTGCGTTTTCGATATGGATAGGTTTGGGGGCGACCGGGCTGCTGGATTTACTGCGAACAGCGGTCCGAAACAAATTCGCCCTTATAGGCGCAATCGTAGTGATGTATTTGCTGGTGCCCATGCGGGTCCTGTCGGAAAACTATCATGTAGGCGACCGAAGCCAGCGCTTTGTAGCGCCGGACTATGCGTTCAACCTCCTCAATTCTGTTGAGCCGCACAGTATTTTGTTCACAAACGGTGATAACGATACCTTCCCGCTTTGGTTTTTGCAGGAAGTGTACGGCATTCGAACCGATGTCCGAATTGTGTGTCTGAGTCTGCTCAATACCTCCTGGTACATCGATCAGGTAAAAAACCGCTGGAATCACGACGCGCCGCCGGTCAGACTTTCCTATACCGACCGGGAAATTCAGAATATTGAAGACAAGTTCCGTTTTGAGCGGGAATCTGACTTTCACCGCCCCGGCACCGTCCGCATTCCCTTTGATCGCGAACGCTTTGCAAGAATCATTTCTGACGAACGTCTTCCGGGACAGGTCACCATTGACGAGCATATTGAAGCGGGTGTAGCGGTTTGGCCGGATGACCTCCACAAACCTGAGTTCACCTTCCACGTCCCCCTTGAAGAGCTTGATGATGAAATCAGCTTTTTCCATCAGGGGATCGTACTCTTCTCCGATGGCGACAGGACCTTCCACTATACACGCATTCAGGATGATATCGTGCTCGACATCGTCAGGGAAAATCTGAATGAGCGCCCGATTTATTTTGCTATCACGGTTGCGGGTGACGCCATGCTTGGTATGGAAAACTACCTCCGCCTTGAAGGAAAAGCTTTCCGGGTGATTCCAAAGTTTCATGAAGAAGAGTTCGGACACCTCGATACCCGTATTCACGGTGAGCGTCTGAAGCAATTCAGGCTGCGCAATGTAAATCAGGAAGGCATTTACTTCGATCAGAACATCCGCAGAATGCTGGATAACTACCGCACGGTATTTACGCGTCAGGCAGACGCCTTTATCCGGAAAGGAGAGTACGATCAGGCCAACTACTGGCTCACATGGGGTGAAGACATCATGCCGTTTCATACCATCCAACCGGACCTTACGTCCCTCCTTACGTACGCGCTGCGATATGCGCAGGCGCAGAACGGAGTTGACGCTGTCCGCCTCGCGGATGATTTCTTACCCGATTTCATGCGGGAGCTCCGGCGCGCTGTCAATAATATGGACACGGTTGAAGACGAACTCACCATGCTCGAAGCCCGTCTGCGAGATCCGGCTGTTCGGGGCAATCCTGACCGCAGAAACCGGCTCATTGCACGCACGCAGCATTTGGAAAATACGCTGCAACAGCACCATCGCAGGTATACGAGCAACCTCTCCCGCCTCATCGTAATGCAGCAAATCTACTTCCTCGCCAATGAAGACGAAACAGCTGCGGGCATTGCCGATATGATCAACGAAATTGTTGGCACAGATATCAATTTCCCGCGCGACCGCGAAGCCAACAACGAAGCCTTCAGCCGCATATTTATCTGAGAAAAGCGGTCTGACCGTGCAAAACACCATCAGACCGCTTTTGGTTTTGGTAGCCAAGCCTGATTATATTAAAAAAATCAAACACTAATTTAAATGCAGGGCAGGCTGTAAACAGCCAACTATTCCCGGCACCCATTTCTAAGCCGAACATTGACATGATACATACTTTTTCAGCTGAGCATATTGATGATGTGTCAAGCGTACTGGATTGTGGTTATAAAAAAATAGGTGAAGTGTACCGCTTCATCCTTTATTCAGACAATCAGCAACTAAAATCCGTCTTAGAAATAAATATGGGCGTGGAACACGAAGGGGAAATGGTCAATCTCGTATCTGTA
This genomic stretch from Cyclonatronum proteinivorum harbors:
- a CDS encoding M1 family aminopeptidase — protein: MDLQAIIIEINLYSRMLNPRKQTARPNDRHAFLVLGLFFMGWIFAGCGLIAQIRGDQPDDSQEVDSVEAPGWIIPEGEPQFLRPRTWNLLHQAVQMGFDFSGRAVNGTTELTLVNLRSVSRELTLDAKTMSFNQIRLAGETHNLSFAQDSATVTIDLGRDFLQDDTLRVVLDFTSQPPNRGLYFIDPDGTDPTRPTQIWTLGQPEDNSFWLPTIDHPAERATQEFWITVPDSMRTVSNGFLISSVSEPESGLRTDYWRLDLPHAPYLFAFAAGVFKSTEIWQNDILYTYYTEPRYDDYKNMIYDRTEDIMAYFEERFDFPYPWGAYGQVSVRDFIARGMENTGATFLYHLAQFDDRGAIDRDNTDLIVHELVHQWFGNLVTTRDWANLPFNEGFANYFEILYKRDRMGYETGTDHSLQHQKDYFEEAQRYRRPIIWNEYQQPEDMYDRHTYAKAGQVLGMLHELVGDEIWWASVRNLLRTHAFSAVDMRDVQHIFETELGESLAWFFDQWFYEPGHPELSVRFENVRNPDTEAHEVRVTITQKQDLSLQPLYRMYAELDIISGLGFERVSVVVSDEVNTFYFPVPQPVTDVIFDPYGYQLAEINEETGALQLRIRMAHMEPAVRYRALEAIGKQGLAEQFSEDINYLGRHDASHRNRAKALALLRGQEGIHVLQTGLQHWQPERQPDVQVRLAALQLLGPFTAQERVRRTLSEAIRGESYLVSAKALRMYAAADYPDAFNQAAGLHGTYSWNEVVQEAVTDALIELGTEEAAALLETISLMPGDRSFSNRAQRWLEEQREAAEGYSDETTETDADTEINR
- a CDS encoding glycosyltransferase family 117 protein; translated protein: MQTDHKTLNRIFALVSFLFAFILYLLTLSPTADFWDPAERIATAYALQIPHPPGAPMYMLLGRMFSMFMPTEYVAYSINLMSAISSGITIMLLYLIVVRLVRTFTLGHPDTWDDTAKIAMYGGALIGALTFAATDSLWFISVEAETYAMSLTFTALVFWLALKWASVADEKGNERWLVLIAYLVGIAFGIHLLNLLAIFAIALLIYFRKFEFTITGFLAAAGLSVVAFLVIFPGTIIWMPNLANSISQATVGLIGPGLFMLGVLSILGAGIWYTHQNNMKVANYIVVAYTAIMIGYSSYAVIFIRSMSNPAIDQNNPDNIERFTSFIKREQYGTAPLLMGNSFNNLQMDVDRSRDVFFPRRHSTQPQHLAVYANYSSDLDFFLRYQLGHMYFRYFNFNFIGRQADIQDAPSYWGTFSADERFADNPANHFYWYLPFLLGLFGGIYHFVRDWKRALSVLALFVMTGIAIVVFLNQTPMQPRERDYSYAGSFFAFSIWIGLGATGLLDLLRTAVRNKFALIGAIVVMYLLVPMRVLSENYHVGDRSQRFVAPDYAFNLLNSVEPHSILFTNGDNDTFPLWFLQEVYGIRTDVRIVCLSLLNTSWYIDQVKNRWNHDAPPVRLSYTDREIQNIEDKFRFERESDFHRPGTVRIPFDRERFARIISDERLPGQVTIDEHIEAGVAVWPDDLHKPEFTFHVPLEELDDEISFFHQGIVLFSDGDRTFHYTRIQDDIVLDIVRENLNERPIYFAITVAGDAMLGMENYLRLEGKAFRVIPKFHEEEFGHLDTRIHGERLKQFRLRNVNQEGIYFDQNIRRMLDNYRTVFTRQADAFIRKGEYDQANYWLTWGEDIMPFHTIQPDLTSLLTYALRYAQAQNGVDAVRLADDFLPDFMRELRRAVNNMDTVEDELTMLEARLRDPAVRGNPDRRNRLIARTQHLENTLQQHHRRYTSNLSRLIVMQQIYFLANEDETAAGIADMINEIVGTDINFPRDREANNEAFSRIFI